In a genomic window of Geoalkalibacter sp.:
- a CDS encoding alpha/beta hydrolase family protein encodes MRPLLYLLILVLMVNLLSACSPRRGHEALLLLADVAAGDKPSRLKAKSPEPERLKMRFPISGGFIGGDLYLPGSAPAAGILLVPGAAEAGKDDPRLMAFARSLARARFVVLVPDLESIRLLEVRGENADEIAAAFRWFRGRSDLVPHGRFGMMAFSYAVGPTLIAAMQPSLSERVDYVVGVGGYHDLRAVMTFFTTGWFRDGAAWRKGEPNVYGKWVFIEGNLHRLAAPGDRARLAAMAQRRKADAAAPVEDLAQGLTAEGAALYHFIVNTDREKAPALIDGLPEFLRREIAALDLADKDLGDLRARLILVHGLDDHIIPFTESRNLKAALRPDQAELFLVRGLMHVDVTPGLVGSWRMWRAVLALLRERDAGA; translated from the coding sequence ATGCGCCCCCTTCTTTATCTGCTGATCCTTGTGCTCATGGTGAATCTCCTGTCGGCCTGCTCTCCCAGGCGTGGCCACGAAGCGCTGTTGCTGCTCGCCGATGTGGCCGCGGGCGACAAGCCGAGCCGTCTCAAGGCGAAAAGCCCGGAACCCGAGCGCCTGAAAATGCGCTTTCCCATCTCCGGCGGGTTCATCGGCGGCGATCTCTATCTGCCCGGTTCGGCGCCGGCGGCCGGGATTCTCCTCGTGCCCGGAGCGGCCGAGGCGGGCAAGGACGACCCGCGGCTGATGGCCTTTGCCCGCTCCCTGGCGCGGGCGCGCTTCGTGGTGCTGGTGCCCGATCTGGAAAGCATCCGCCTGCTCGAGGTGCGCGGCGAAAACGCCGATGAAATCGCGGCGGCCTTTCGTTGGTTTCGTGGCCGCAGCGATCTGGTGCCTCATGGGCGCTTCGGCATGATGGCCTTCAGCTACGCCGTGGGGCCGACTCTGATCGCCGCCATGCAGCCGTCCCTGTCCGAGCGCGTGGATTATGTGGTGGGCGTCGGCGGTTATCATGACCTGCGCGCGGTGATGACCTTTTTCACGACGGGCTGGTTTCGCGACGGCGCTGCCTGGCGCAAGGGCGAGCCCAATGTGTACGGCAAATGGGTTTTCATCGAGGGTAATCTGCACCGCCTGGCGGCGCCAGGCGACCGGGCGCGGCTGGCCGCCATGGCGCAGCGCCGCAAGGCCGATGCGGCGGCGCCCGTCGAGGATCTGGCCCAGGGCCTGACGGCGGAGGGTGCGGCCCTTTATCACTTCATCGTCAATACCGACCGCGAGAAGGCTCCAGCCCTGATCGACGGTCTGCCCGAATTCTTACGTCGGGAAATCGCCGCCCTTGATCTGGCCGACAAGGATCTGGGCGACCTGCGCGCTCGCCTGATCCTGGTGCACGGTCTCGACGATCACATCATTCCCTTCACCGAAAGCCGCAATCTCAAGGCCGCCCTGCGGCCGGATCAGGCCGAACTCTTTCTGGTGCGCGGCCTCATGCACGTCGATGTCACGCCGGGGCTGGTCGGCTCCTGGCGCATGTGGCGCGCGGTGCTCGCCCTGTTGCGGGAACGCGACGCAGGGGCTTGA